A single region of the Brachypodium distachyon strain Bd21 chromosome 3, Brachypodium_distachyon_v3.0, whole genome shotgun sequence genome encodes:
- the LOC100834920 gene encoding galacturonosyltransferase 8 has product MQQAAPMAGARSPGPRRAAFAALVTLLFLACCVFFFLLSATTATSSLSSPASRLAAVRRHAEDHTAVLAAYAAHARRLSSESSSQTASFLSASSQLASLAARVTSSTVSLLEKETRAQLKRAKSLATAGAKEAFDTQSKVAKLSDTVFAVSQQLLRARKAGILNSRIAAGSTPKSLHCLAMRLLQSQLSSNANASSSSVNDPPAAMDEEGPELTDPAMYHYAIFSDNVLAVSVVVASAARAAAEPTRHVFHVVTAPMYLQAFRAWFARSPPPLGARVQLLAASELSFPFLFNNNGSSSPLLRQIEDGNRELALRRLEYLRFYLPEMFPALGKVVLLEDDVVVQRDLAGLWRLDMRGMANAALHTCFGGFRRYAKYLNFSHPAVNGRFSPRACAWSYGVNVFDLDAWRRDNCTHKFHELMDMNENGTLWDPASVLAAGLMTFDGNTRPLERSWHVMGLGCNPHVRPEDVRGAAVVHFNGDMKPWLDVAFNQYKRLWTKHVDADMELLTLCNFGL; this is encoded by the exons ATGCAGCAAGCAGCGCCCATGGCCGGCGCCCGATCGCCCGGGCCGCGCCGCGCGGCGTTCGCGGCGCTGGTGactctcctcttcctcgcctgctgcgtcttcttcttcctcctctcagCAACCACAGCCACCAGCAGTCTCAGCTCCCCGGCGTCCCgcctggccgccgtccggcgcCACGCGGAGGACCACACGGCGGTCCTGGCAGCTTACGCGGCGCACGCGCGGCGGCTGAGCTCGGAGTCTTCGTCCCAGACGGCCTCCTTCCTCTCCGCGTCCTCGCAGCTCGCCTCGCTCGCCGCCCGCGTCACGAGCTCCACGGTGTCCCTCCTGGAGAAAGAAACCCGCGCGCAACTGAAGCGTGCCAAGTCCCTGGCCACGGCGGGCGCCAAGGAGGCATTCGACACGCAGTCCAAGGTCGCCAAGCTCTCCGACACCGTCTTCGCCGTCTCCCAGCAGCTCCTCCGCGCCCGCAAAGCCGGCATCCTGAACTCCCGCATCGCCGCCGGATCCACGCCCAAGTCGCTCCACTGCCTCGCCATGCGCCTCCTCCAGTCCCAGCTCTCCTCCAACGCCAACGCTTCGTCATCATCCGTCAACGATCCCCCTGCTGCCATGGATGAAGAAGGGCCAGAGCTCACGGACCCGGCGATGTACCACTACGCCATCTTCTCCGACAACGTCCTGGCCGTGTCCGTGGTcgtggcgtcggcggcgcgagcGGCAGCCGAGCCCACACGGCACGTGTTCCACGTGGTGACGGCGCCCATGTACCTGCAAGCCTTCCGCGCCTGGTTCGCGCGCAGCCCGCCCCCGCTCGGCGCGCGCGTGCAGCTCCTGGCGGCGTCCGAgctctccttccccttcctcttcaACAACAACGGCTCCTCGTCGCCATTGCTGAGGCAGATCGAGGACGGGAACAGGGAACTGGCGCTGCGGCGGCTGGAGTACCTGCGGTTCTACCTGCCGGAGATGTTCCCGGCGCTGGGGAaggtggtgctgctggaggaCGACGTGGTGGTGCAGCGGGACCTGGCCGGGCTCTGGCGCCTCGACATGCGCGGCATGGCCAACGCCGCGCTCCACACCTGCTTCGGCGGCTTCCGCCGGTACGCCAAGTACCTCAACTTCTCGCACCCCGCCGTCAATGGCCGCTTCAGCCCGCGCGCCTGCGCCTGGTCCTACGGCGTCAACGTCTTCGACCTCGACGCATGGCGCCGCGACAATTGCACCCACAAGTTCCACGAGCTCATGGACATG AATGAGAATGGGACGCTATGGGACCCGGCGAGCGTGCTGGCGGCGGGGCTGATGACGTTCGACGGCAACACGAGGCCGCTGGAGAGGTCGTGGCACGTCATGGGCCTGGGATGCAACCCGCACGTCAGGCCAGAGGACGTCAGGGGAGCGGCCGTGGTACACTTCAACGGGGACATGAAGCCGTGGCTCGACGTCGCCTTTAACCAGTACAAGCGTCTCTGGACAAAGCACGTCGACGCCGACATGGAGTTGCTCACGCTCTGCAACTTCGGGCTCTGA
- the LOC100834617 gene encoding sphinganine C4-monooxygenase 1 encodes MAIGASDELLGTFVPIAVYWLYSGMYVALDGVERLDLYRLHPREEEAAKNAVPRSAVVWGVLVQQAFQVAVSLTLFAVIGDESGIEQKQPPALMIALQFVIAMFVMDTWQYFMHRYMHVNKFLYKHIHSKHHTLVVPYSFGALYNHPLEGLILDTIGGALSFLISGMTPRTSIFFFSFATIKTVDDHCGLWLPGNVLHALFNNNSAYHDIHHQLYGNKYNFSQPFFVLWDKILGTYMPYSIEHRKGGGFESRPAKLVEQTKTD; translated from the exons ATGGCGATTGGGGCGTCGGACGAGCTGCTGGGCACGTTCGTGCCGATCGCCGTGTACTGGCTCTACTCGGGGATGTACGTCGCGCTGGACGGCGTGGAGCGGCTCGACCTCTACCGCCTGCACcccagggaggaggaggccgccaagaaCGCCGTCCCCAGGTCCGCCGTCGTCTGGGGCGTCCTCGTCCAGCAGGCCTTCCAGGTCGCCGTCTCGCTCACGCTCTTCGCG GTTATTGGTGATGAGAGTGGTATCGAACAGAAGCAACCTCCTGCCCTGATGATAGCGCTGCAATTCGTGATTGCAATGTTTGTTATGGACACATGGCAGTACTTCATGCACAGATACATGCACGTCAACAAGTTTCTGTACAAGCACATTCATTCCAAGCACCACACTCTTGTAGTCCCTTATTCATTTGGAGCTCTTTACAACCATCCTCTTGAGGGACTTATTCTGGACACCATCGGTGGTGCTCTCTCATTCCTCATCTCTGGCATGACTCCACGAACATCCATATTCTTTTTCTCGTTTGCAACCATCAAGACGGTGGACGATCACTGCGGGCTGTGGCTTCCTGGTAATGTGCTCCATGCCTTGTTCAACAACAACAGTGCTTATCACGACATTCACCACCAGCTCTATGGCAACAAATACAACTTCTCGCAACCTTTCTTTGTCCTTTGGGACAAGATACTCGGGACATACATGCCCTACTCTATCGAGCACCGAAAAGGAGGAGGGTTCGAGTCACGGCCAGCTAAATTAGTAGAGCAGACCAAGACTGATTGA
- the LOC100834009 gene encoding uncharacterized protein LOC100834009: MVKKAPNPDAKGKGAASASAPLLAAPPPKPSPGSVKSRKKMFKKKKAPADQEKQKVTDAAKVAEKKGDDEKMVAEKNSEGSKTATSKNNGDGSKTATDKNDGAEKKVVTANNGAVRRPKEEGRGRMNGRGEERKEDKRGADESGAAGFIFMCNAKTKPECFKNGVFGLPKGKIDVVKKVHLGSKLFLYDFDLKLLYGVYKATGKGGMDLVRRAFDGRFPAQVKFKIDKDCLPLPESSFKHAIEENYDAKGRFTQELSSRQVRKLMALYKPVNLRRSSSQHVEEIRQTPCVEGRMPQYVQERRQPHDYEERRLSRHDEEMQRSRFVEDGRLTYGYDERQPPHHVKEIRRPQFVEEVRAPTHLPVSYVPPYYHRVPPASSDVYNPHPANILYESSAPRASFDATNRDPLLSRDYRALPAEVAPRPDRVDELYHSYILANRPEGLHQDPYLTTAYENPRPTYPESIQMPASTRVPVSQYLTTAYENSRPAYPESIQMPASTRVPVSSLYSFAGAPAYR, encoded by the exons ATGGTGAAGAAGGCCCCCAATCCGGACGCCAAGGGGAAGGGCGCCGCGTCCGCCTCTGCGCCGCtgctggcggcgccgccgcccaagccCAGTCCTGGATCGGTCAAGTCCAGGAAGAAGATgtttaagaagaagaaggccccGGCCGACCAGGAGAAGCAGAAGGTGACTGACGCCGCTAAAGTCGCCGAGAAGAAGGGCGATGATGAGAAGATGGTCGCCGAGAAGAACAGCGAGGGCAGTAAGACTGCCACCAGTAAGAACAACGGCGATGGCAGTAAGACTGCCACCGATAAGAACGATGGTGCTGAAAAGAAGGTGGTCACTGCGAATAACGGCGCTGTCAGGAGGCcgaaggaggaaggaaggggtAGGATGAATGGCaggggggaggagaggaaggaagaTAAAAGGGGGGCGGACGAGAGTGGTGCTGCTGGGTTTATCTTCATGTGCAACGCAAAGACAAAGCCGGAGTGCTTCAAGAATGGCGTGTTTGGCTTGCCCAAGGGGAAGATAGATGTGGTGAAGAAGGTCCATCTAGGGTCCAAGTTGTTCCTGTATGACTTTGACCTGAAGCTTCTCTACGGGGTGTACAAGGCAACAGGAAAAGGAGGGATGGATCTCGTTCGACGGGCGTTCGATGGGAGATTCCCTGCGCAG GTCAAGTTTAAGATCGACAAAGAttgtcttcctcttcctgagAGTAGTTTCAAGCATGCCATTGAAGAGAATTACGATGCCAAAGGAAGATTCACCCAAGAGCTTAGCTCCAGACAA GTTCGTAAGCTAATGGCACTGTACAAGCCTGTTAATCTGCGTCGCTCATCTTCGCAACATGTTGAGGAAATTCGTCAAACGCCTTGTGTTGAAGGGCGTATGCCTCAGTATGTTCAAGAAAGGCGACAACCACATGATTATGAAGAAAGGCGACTATCTCGACATGATGAAGAAATGCAACGCTCACGATTTGTTGAAGATGGGAGACTAACCTATGGTTATGATGAAAGACAGCCACCACACCATGTTAAAGAAATTCGACGCCCACAATTTGTTGAAGAAGTTCGTGCACCTACTCATTTGCCGGTGTCATATGTACCTCCATACTATCACCGTGTTCCTCCTGCTTCTAGTGATGTGTACAATCCACATCCGGCCAACATTCTTTATGAAAG TTCTGCTCCGAGAGCTTCATTTGACGCAACCAATAGGGATCCACTCCTTTCCAGAGATTACAGAGCGCTGCCAGCAGAGGTCGCCCCACGCCCAGACCGTGTGGATGAGCTCTACCATTCTTATATACTTGCCAATCGTCCAGAGGGCCTCCATCAGGATCCCTACCTGACAACTGCCTATGAGAATCCCAGACCTACTTACCCAGAAAGCATTCAGATGCCCGCTTCTACAAGGGTGCCGGTGTCTCAGTACCTGACAACTGCCTATGAGAACTCCAGGCCTGCTTACCCAGAAAGCATTCAAATGCCCGCTTCTACAAGGGTTCCGGTGTCTTCTCTTTAttcctttgctggtgctccagCATATAGATGA